Proteins from a genomic interval of Arachis hypogaea cultivar Tifrunner chromosome 10, arahy.Tifrunner.gnm2.J5K5, whole genome shotgun sequence:
- the LOC112716226 gene encoding putative phospholipid-transporting ATPase 9 has product MRHHFSRIHAFSCGKASIIRDNEEHSLIGGPGFSRIVYCNGAEGSGNLELNYGDNYVSTTKYTLATFLPKSLFEQFRRVANFYFLVCAILSFFPVSPYSAVSNVVPLVVVVSATMGKEAVEDWRRFKQDVEMNNRRVKVHHGEGDFDHSKWRDLRVGDIVKVEKDEFFPADLILLSSSYDEAICYVETMNLDGETNLKLKQALEETSKLQEDSNFQNFSATIKCEDPNANLYSFVGSLELDDQQYPLSPQQLLLRDSKLRNTDFIYGVVIFTGHDTKVMQNSTDPPSKRSNVERRMDKIIYFLFLILFLISFIGSIFFGIATREDLENGRMKRWYLRPDDTTIYYDPKKAPIAATLHFLTALMLYSYLIPISLYVSIEIVKVLQSIFINQDLNMYYEETDQPAHARTSNLNEELGQVDTILSDKTGTLTCNSMEFIKCSIAGVAYGQGVTEVERAMARRKGLELTEDDNVANSEAKSSIKGFNFMDERIMNGNWYKEPHAYVIQKFLRLLAVCHTAIPEVDEETGKVSYEAESPDEAAFVIAARELGFEFYERTQSSIILHELNSVSGKITERNYQLLNILEFTSARKRMSVIVRDEEGKLLLLSKGADSVMFERLAKNGREFEEKTKQHINEYADAGLRTLILAYRELDEDEYNQFNKEFMEAKNLVSADREQIIEEISKKIEKDLILLGATAVEDKLQNGVPECIDKLAQAGIKLWVLTGDKMETAINIGYACSLLRQGMKQIIISSDTPEAKLLEKAEDKSAADAAIKEVVLRQLREGEALLSSSNENSEAIALIIDGKSLTHALDDDVMDLFLELAIGCASVICCRSSPKQKALVTRLVKTKTGSTTLAIGDGANDVGMLQEADIGIGISGVEGMQAVMSSDIAIAQFRFLERLLLVHGHWCYRRISSMICYFFYKNIAFGLTLFFYEIYASFSGEAAYNDWFLSLYNVFFTSLPVIALGVFDQDVSAKLCLKFPLLYQEGVQNVLFSWKRILGWAFNGVLNATLIFFFCVKAIEYQAFRKGGEVAGVEELGATMYTCVVWVVNCQMALSINYFTYIQHIFIWGGILLWYLFLLAYGAMDPTLSTTAYKVFVEACAPAPSYWLITLLVLLASLLPYFVYASIQMRFFPMFHQMIQWIRSDGQATDPEYVNIVRQRSIRHTTVGFTARFQASQRLEASKRLQV; this is encoded by the exons ATGAGGCACCACTTCAGCAGGATCCATGCATTTTCTTGTGGGAAAGCTTCAATAATCAGAGACAATGAAGAACATTCACTCATAGGAGGccctggattctcaagaatagtATATTGCAATGGTGCTGAGGGAAGTGGTAATTTAGAACTCAACTATGGTGATAATTATGTCAGCACAACTAAGTACACACTTGCAACTTTTCTACCCAAATCATTGTTTGAACAGTTTAGAAGGGTGGCCAATTTCTACTTCCTTGTTTGTGCTATATTGTCTTTCTTCCCTGTTTCGCCTTATTCGGCTGTTAGCAATGTTGTTCCTCTTGTGGTTGTGGTTTCTGCTACAATGGGGAAAGAGGCTGTTGAGGATTGGAGGAGGTTCAAGCAG GATGTTGAGATGAACAACAGAAGAGTTAAAGTTCACCATGGAGAAGGTGATTTTGATCATTCCAAATGGAGGGATTTGAGAGTTGGAGACATAGTAAAAGTGGAAAAAGATGAATTTTTTCCTGCTGATCTCATCTTACTTTCATCGAGCTATGACGAAGCGATTTGTTATGTTGAGACCATGAATCTTGATGGAGAAACAAATCTTAAACTGAAACAAGCACTGGAAGAAACTTCAAAGTTGCAAGAAGACTCAAACTTCCAAAATTTCAGTGCTACCATCAAATGTGAAGACCCGAATGCGAATTTGTACTCTTTTGTTGGAAGCCTGGAGCTTGATGATCAACAGTATCCTCTTTCACCTCAGCAGCTACTGCTTCGGGACTCGAAGCTCAGGAACACAGATTTTATCTATGGTGTGGTTATTTTCACAGGTCATGATACAAAAGTTATGCAGAATTCGACAGATCCTCCTTCCAAGAGAAGCAATGTTGAGAGAAGAATGGATAAGATAATCTACTTCTTGTTCCTTATCTTgtttttgatttcttttattggcTCAATTTTCTTTGGGATTGCAACAAGGGAAGACTTAGAAAATGGAAGAATGAAGAGATGGTACCTTAGACCCGATGATACTACGATCTACTATGATCCAAAGAAAGCACCAATTGCAGCAACTCTGCATTTCTTGACTGCACTAATGCTTTATAGTTACTTGATTCCAATTTCTTTGTATGTCTCCATTGAAATTGTCAAAGTTCTTCAAAGCATTTTCATCAACCAGGACTTGAACATGTATTATGAGGAAACTGACCAGCCAGCACATGCTCGAACCTCGAATTTGAATGAAGAACTAGGCCAAGTCGATACGATACTTTCGGATAAAACAGGAACTTTGACCTGCAATTCTATGGAGTTTATCAAGTGTTCTATTGCCGGGGTCGCCTATGGACAGGGTGTTACTGAAGTGGAGAGAGCTATGGCTAGGAGAAAAGGTCTAGAGTTGACTGAAGATGACAATGTTGCAAATTCTGAAGCAAAATCATCAATTAAAGGTTTCAACTTTATGGATGAAAGGATCATGAATGGAAATTGGTATAAAGAACCTCATGCCTATGTAATACAGAAATTCCTGCGCTTGTTGGCTGTATGCCATACTGCAATACCTGAAGTTGATGAAGAAACCGGTAAAGTTTCGTATGAAGCCGAGTCACCGGATGAGGCAGCTTTTGTTATAGCTGCTAGAGAACTTGGATTTGAGTTTTATGAAAGGACACAGTCAAGTATTATACTGCACGAGCTCAATTCCGTATCAGGCAAGATTACTGAAAG GAACTACCAACTTTTGAATATATTAGAGTTTACTAGTGCAAGAAAGAGGATGTCAGTCATAGTGAGAGATGAGGAGGGTAAACTACTACTACTTAGCAAAGGCGCTGACAG TGTCATGTTCGAACGACTTGCAAAGAATGGAAGGGAGTTTGAAGAGAAGACTAAGCAGCACATTAATGAATATGCTGATGCTGGTTTGAGGACCTTGATACTTGCATATCGTGAACTGGATGAGGATGAATACAATCAATTTAATAAAGAATTCATGGAAGCCAAGAACTTGGTGAGTGCGGATCGAGAGCAGATAATAGAGGAAATATCCAAaaagattgagaaggatttgattcTTCTTGGTGCCACTGCAGTTGAAGACAAACTTCAAAATGGG GTTCCTGAATGCATTGACAAGCTAGCACAGGCAGGCATTAAGCTATGGGTTTTAACTGGTGACAAAATGGAGACAGCAATCAACATCGG GTATGCTTGTAGTTTACTCAGACAAGGAATGAAGCAAATTATAATTAGCTCGGACACTCCAGAGGCCAAATTGTTGGAGAAAGCGGAGGACAAATCTGCTGCGGACGCG GCAATCAAGGAAGTCGTTCTTCGACAATTAAGGGAAGGAGAGGCATTACTTTCTTCATCTAATGAAAACTCCGAGGCCATTGCTCTGATCATCGACGGGAAGTCACTCACACACGCGCTAGATGATGATGTTATGGACTTGTTTCTGGAACTCGCCATCGGCTGTGCATCGGTTATATGCTGCCGGTCATCTCCTAAACAGAAAGCACTT GTAACTAGACTAGTTAAGACTAAAACTGGTAGTACAACTCTAGCAATTGGTGATGGGGCAAATGATGTTGGAATGCTCCAAGAAGCAGATATTGGGATCGGTATCAGTGGTGTCGAAGGAATGCAG GCAGTTATGTCAAGTGATATTGCGATTGCACAGTTCCGGTTTCTAGAGCGCTTACTTCTAGTGCATGGACATTGGTGTTACAGAAGAATCTCATCAATG ATCTGCTACTTTTTTTACAAGAACATTGCCTTTGGCCTCACTCTTTTCTTCTATGAGATCTACGCCTCGTTCTCGGGCGAAGCTGCATACAATGATTGGTTCCTGTCATTATATAATGTGTTCTTCACTTCTCTTCCTGTTATTGCCTTGGGAGTATTTGATCAAGATGTCTCTGCCAAATTATGCCTCAAG TTCCCACTGCTATATCAAGAAGGTGTACAAAACGTCCTGTTTAGCTGGAAACGAATCCTCGGCTGGGCCTTCAACGGAGTCCTAAACGCTACCCTGATATTCTTCTTTTGCGTCAAGGCAATCGAGTATCAGGCATTCCGAAAAGGTGGTGAAGTTGCCGGGGTCGAAGAACTTGGAGCCACAATGTACACTTGTGTAGTTTGGGTTGTTAATTGCCAAATGGCATTATCCATAAATTACTTCACCTACATTCAACACATTTTCATTTGGGGTGGCATTCTTTTGTGGTATTTATTCCTCTTAGCATATGGTGCCATGGATCCTACTCTTTCAACCACTGCATATAAGGTCTTTGTTGAGGCTTGTGCTCCAGCACCATCTTACTGGCTCATCACTCTTCTTGTTCTCCTCGCTTCGCTCCTTCCTTATTTCGTCTACGCGTCGATCCAAATGCGGTTCTTCCCTATGTTCCATCAGATGATACAGTGGATAAGGAGTGATGGCCAAGCAACTGACCCCGAATATGTTAATATTGTCCGGCAGAGGTCGATAAGACACACGACAGTTGGCTTTACCGCCCGTTTCCAGGCGTCCCAACGGCTTGAAGCCTCGAAACGTCTTCAAGTCTGA
- the LOC140175735 gene encoding uncharacterized protein, producing the protein MRTIVWNYRGLGRPLTIHTLKGICKFHSHEIVFISEIKNQSRQVEAKLRACSYENWHIVNPSGMAGGLALAWKDSINVQIINNGKFFIAAEVKEFKNNGVWTFIGIHLSCSKQIRALQFEEFTTMSQQLEGKVVIAGDFNAIISQAEKEGGGQKSATTIATFINFIDSNELVDIGMVGRPFTWTNRRHGEDLVKEKLDRYLVGMGWKLKFPNAVVHRLTESGSDHAPILMETEPQSWHSKRRFKYQER; encoded by the coding sequence ATGAGAACTATAGTTTGGAATTATCGAggtttggggagacccctgacaatTCACACCCTAAAAGGGATATGTAAATTCCACTCCCACGAGATTGTGTTCATAAGTGAAATAAAGAACCAATCTCGACAGGTGGAAGCAAAACTCCGGGCATGCAGCTATGAAAACTGGCATATTGTTAACCCGTCAGGAATGGCAGGAGGACTTGCGCTAGCTTGGAAGGATAGCATCAATGTTCAAATTATAAACAACGGGAAATTCTTTATAGCAGCTGAAGTTAAGGAGTTCAAAAACAATGGGGTATGGACGTTCATTGGTATCCATTTGAGCTGTTCAAAACAAATTCGAGCCTTACAGTTTGAGGAGTTTACAACAATGAGTCAACAACTAGAAGGAAAAGTGGTAATAGCGGGAGATTTTAATGCTATAATAAGTCAAGCGGAAAAGGAGGGTGGAGGCCAAAAATCAGCAACTACCATTGCAACattcattaattttattgatAGCAACGAATTAGTGGATATTGGAATGGTGGGGCGGCCTTTCACGTGGACAAATCGAAGACACGGAGAGGATTTGGTGAAGGAGAAGCTTGATCGCTATTTAGTAGGGATGGGATGGAAGCTGAAGTTTCCGAATGCAGTGGTGCACAGGCTCACAGAATCAGGCTCGGATCATGCTCCTATCTTGATGGAAACTGAACCTCAATCCTGGCATAGTAAAAGGCGTTTTAAATACCAGGAACGTTAG